CTAAGGCTTTGCGAGATGGAGGATTAAGCATCAAAGATGGATTAATTCGACCACGGCGATCGCGAGTCAGACGGACTAGTAAAATATCATCGAAAAATGATTTTTCTCTAAGTTCTGTTCTATAACAACGAGCTAATAAATCTTGTCTTACAGAAAATTCGCGCCGCAGTAACAATATTGATTCCTGCATATCTGCGCCAATATTGTTGGTGCTTAATTCTTTGGGTGGGCTAAGTTCTAATCCCATGTCGTTGTAAGTTGGTGTTATTTCACCTGCTTGCAAAAACACCATCTCATCATTTTGAAGAGTTTCGATAAAACTAGTTTCTTCTGGGAGGGTATTAAAAGACAAGCAAACAGGTTCAAATAACAATTATTCGCCAAAACTTTCTGCAAATTTTTTTTCGTATATTCGCCCTAAGATGACACATTTCCCTTCGGAGTTGTCCTCTTGGCGGAGGTGATTTAAAAATTGTGCTTCGCTTTCAGGATTTTGAAATTTGAGTTTGGCTTGAACTCGGTCAAAACTACGATTTGGTTTTTTGATGCTAGTATCATCAAAGCCATCAATCGATTCAATAACTACGCGATCGCTAGAAATTTTTAAGTGCAGCAGATGGACAATTTTATATTCTGAACGCTGATTAAATAAGGAGCGACCTTGAGAAAATTGTAAATCTACACGGTTGATATTAATTATGCATCCAGTTGCATCTTCTACTTCCCCCTGATTTTCTTCACGCTGAAAAGTCAAGCGGGTAATTAAATCACCGTGGCAGATTAATAGTTCTGTACTTTCAAATTTTTTGCTGTTAAATCGCAGTTGACTTTCTGGAACTAACAAAGTTTTTCCATAGCCGAATTCAAAGCGATGATGAGTTTCACTGTATTGGTTGAAATAGATTCTATCATTATCTTCTTTGCCAACATAGTATAAGTTAAGAGATAATGCAAAGCTTTCATTATAATCGACACCTCCCAAAATTTTGGTACGGAATTGTGCGGGAGTACTATGAGGAACTCGACGCAAGGATGCTGTAATTTCTTCATGGTTCTCTGTGAACTTTAACCGGACTTTCGCATCGCGGGGATATCGACCTTCTAGGACAAAAACTCGCTCATCTGCGGCTAGCGATACTACACCAGTTTGTTTTCTGAGGATTTGTGGGAACTTTCAGGTTTTCTAGTTTAACTTTTGTGTTACCAGGTTGTAAAGTTGCGTCTAAAACACAAGGGTTCTGACAATATTCTTCCCATCTTTGCAGTGCAACTTCATGAGAAGTCTCTGTACTACGTTTAGCTGGTGTGAGTTTTCTTTGTCGTACTTCTTGTAATTCAAATTCCCGACGTAATTCAAATAAACCATCAGATTTTCTATAAAGATATAATTGAATACGATTGATTGCTAAGTTTCCATAGGTCGTACTAGCACTACAATTACCGATTAATATCTGGTCGGCGATTTGCAATACAGCGCGTCGATATGATATTCTTCTTTCTATCCAAGTTTGGTCTTTAAACTTCGAGGAATTTTTGACAAAACAATCGCGCTGTAACCCATCATGAAAATTTACTCCATCACCAATAGCTAAATGATTAGTTTGTTTATAAGCCTGCTGTAAAAAGACAAATTGTCCTGGTTTTAATTCGGCGAGCGCTTTACTTTTCCCATCAGTAACACCCAGATAAAATAGCTCTTGTTTTTTTGCAGATAAATCCACTTCTTCCCACAGCGCCCGTACAGAAATCCGGGGCGTAAGAATATAAAATTTATCACCTATATTTGTCTGTTCGCCAATAATTTGACTACCCAATCTGGGACTTAATTGCTCCAAGTTACTGATGGTAATATCTTGACAGATTGGTTTAGTTGCTGTTTGCCAAACTATTTTACAATAGCTGCCTTCATTTCTTTTGGGAAGACGAATAAATATCCCTTGACAACGATTATTTTCCCAAGCTGCTGCTGGAATATTGTCAATATTCATATCTTGAATATTCAACGTTTTTTCATCAAACCTGATACTAAAGATTTCGCCGATTCTTGGTTCTTTAATCTCAGGGCGCTGTTCCGGTGAAATTCTTTGCATTGTCAGGGATTCTGCTTCAACCCGCACACGGATATTCTCATCCGTCAGGCAGATGACAAAGCCATTATCTTCAGGATTAATAGCAGTAATTGCTTGTGTAATAGTTAAGCGATCGCCTTGTCGAATATCCAGCCATTTTTTGAGGAATTCTGGCCATTTACTATCTGGCAATTTGATTTCCAGTAAAAACATTTAAAATTAGGTCACTTAAGTCACGATCCAACGGTATCCATTGACCTTTAACCGTATACTGTGCAAAAACTTGTCTTGTTTTATTATTTGCTAATTCTTGAAAATCTTATGTGTGCGATTCGTTCAGTCGAAACCGTGAAAACGGGGGATGGCTGGCTTCTATAGGGTAATCCTTAAAAGGATTGAGTTCGCACTTTAATCCCCTATAGATGACAACTAAATTACCTTGTATGTGACTGCAAGTACCCTAGAAAGCAGAAGTCATACCCTACAAGTGCAGTAGTGACAGCACTACCCTTACTAAAGAGATTGGTTATCAAATTAGTAAAGCGGGGTAGAAAGCTGGTAACTGCGAACTGTACGCAGAACCCCATCGAGCATGAATCTATGAGTAAAAGCTCCGGCTTGAATTCACGTCCGAATCATCGTGAGGCTTAATGGGCTACGACAGTTATTGCCCAAGCCAAAAAAGGCAGAGATAACGGTGCTGGCAATTGCAGATTTGACCAGTATGCACTACCTATAAACTCGGTGAAAAGTGGAACTCTAAGGACTCAAACAAAGGTGATTTGGAACGAAGTAATCCCTCAAAATCTCTCAGAATGGTCGATATCTGAGCAGGAAACCATCCGCATGACTAGAGGGGAAGGATTGTCTAAGAAGCCAACGCTTTGAGTAATATCAAAGATATGCTGACGTAGGCACTTTGACTTAGATAGTAAAGGTGTAAGTAGTAATGTACATGTCTAAAACCGAACAACAGTTCAGGGTGGAATGGAAGAATGACATCCCTATCTGCATAGGTTTGGAGTCCAACCAGCAATGGAAAGATATCAAATGGAAACAGGTAGAAAGAGTCGTCTACAAGTTGCAAACACGCATTTACAAAGCCAAAAGTCGTGGTGATTATAAAGCTGTTCGCAGGCTCCAAAAGACTCTGACAAATTCACGGTCAGCCAAGCTACTAGCTACAAGAAAAGTGACACAAGATAATCAAGGGAAGAAGACGGCATCGTAAACAATCGAATTGATCCAGCTTTTTGCGGATTCGACTCTTTAAGCAAGACCAACATTTCTCAATTTTGTTAAAGTCTGGTGAATAGGGGGGTAAGTGTAACGACCTGCAATACTAATCGCTCAAACCTGCAATCAAGACCTGAGCAAACCAGGATTAACTGCAACTATAATTACGCTTCAGCCAGGATTAAGGGTCTTGTCCAATTTTGGTGATCATGTTTGGGGATGCTTCCAGTTGAGCGATCGCAACAGATGGACTTCCTTTCAGCCTATAGTTATAGAACGAACACTTCAGTAGTTGAGAATAGTGTCAACAAATCAAAAAAAGCTAGAATGGAGATGAAAAGCCTAAATTCCCTGTGGACTTTAGTTTTAAGGTAATAAGACGAAAAATAGTTGAGAATCAAAAGCTTAGAGCCTAATATGGGTGAGAAGGCTATAAAAGTACTCCGTCACCTGTTACCCGATAAAAAGCATCTTCAACTTGAGAATTGGCTGATTGACGAAGCACAAGCTACTATCACGTTAATTATCGCTTCAGTACAAACTGCTACTAAATGTCCAATTTGTGCGTCCCAAACTCAGCGAATTCATAGTCGCTATGAGCGAACATTGGCTGATTTGCCGTGGGCTGATTATAAAATCACTTTACAGATGTGTGTACGGAAGTTCTTTTGCATTAATGTTAATTGTAAACGACGCATTTTTACTGAAAGGTTGGCTAACGTAACCGCTCCTTGGGCGCGTCGGACTCTGCGATTAACTCAAGGATTTACTGCTAC
This window of the Tolypothrix sp. NIES-4075 genome carries:
- a CDS encoding reverse transcriptase N-terminal domain-containing protein — translated: MSKTEQQFRVEWKNDIPICIGLESNQQWKDIKWKQVERVVYKLQTRIYKAKSRGDYKAVRRLQKTLTNSRSAKLLATRKVTQDNQGKKTAS
- a CDS encoding transposase family protein, with protein sequence MRIKSLEPNMGEKAIKVLRHLLPDKKHLQLENWLIDEAQATITLIIASVQTATKCPICASQTQRIHSRYERTLADLPWADYKITLQMCVRKFFCINVNCKRRIFTERLANVTAPWARRTLRLTQGFTATGLALGGAAGVRLSRRDGFTVSRNTLLRLVRRIPLTSVDSPQTLGVDDFAFRKSQTYGTILVDLEQSQPIALLKDRSAETLAQWLKAHPGIKVVSRDRAKA